A DNA window from Candidatus Zixiibacteriota bacterium contains the following coding sequences:
- a CDS encoding HEAT repeat domain-containing protein, whose translation MNEPLKKEIGFILKDLLKVVKVVSMYPADNPLPQSMRLSFAEKLVSIVEEYGAFRIRVTKGVLEYEGEEVYEDKSKEESLAALFFETGITEFEFRPGLEVDDVYKLLDAVRTYLNTPGRTEDLVGLIWEAGISGFVIETLEDVALSDYDSGFDVNEYLEQGDRQSTGGGQFGFEDNEKYTQIFAQSDAGTTSIEQASLGDSGELSELPVGHDASIMAAPDSGAGGYPVGADEDQTSFDAVEAAPGTDDGAGIPIEVARALGLSAPSGDAPSPPTSTLPNTTLQMNDRFSMSEEEAGIVQEMLIDDADFDPHESTLELAKEVLFLEPDLPGFDETVTICEKIINEFVAAGKLINAGSLLAHLKTLEEKLRQKKPAWSVRLIEAGVTAGSRERLAVLAESMNAHPEVGVSEIKKYLDNLGWESLSGITDLMGEFEHHLHREALKDYLTARGQDNIDIVAKGVFDKRWQVVRNSVTILARIGDARALRYLERVVEHEEPQVRMELVTALKSSPTSESLGLLKTLVADSDRAIRGLAVEAIVARRGEDAFGVIGEVIDDNSFASLDGTEQQSLLNAYSRLGGEQAVGYLSQLILRFNLFGDTRQSLFRTAAFEALSYNHSERSERLLVKLTSSWRPSIRKQAVYTLQRRRENIYGEDQ comes from the coding sequence ATGAACGAGCCACTGAAAAAAGAAATTGGCTTTATCCTAAAAGACCTCCTCAAAGTGGTCAAAGTCGTTTCCATGTACCCGGCCGACAATCCGCTGCCTCAGTCGATGAGGCTGTCGTTCGCCGAAAAGCTGGTCAGTATTGTCGAAGAATACGGCGCTTTCCGAATCCGCGTCACCAAGGGTGTGCTGGAATATGAAGGCGAGGAGGTCTACGAGGACAAGTCCAAAGAAGAATCACTGGCTGCTCTGTTTTTCGAGACCGGGATCACCGAGTTCGAATTCCGGCCCGGTCTTGAAGTCGACGACGTTTACAAACTTCTGGACGCGGTGCGGACCTACCTGAACACACCCGGACGCACCGAGGACCTTGTCGGGTTGATTTGGGAGGCGGGTATATCCGGCTTTGTAATCGAGACGCTCGAAGATGTGGCTCTTTCGGACTACGACTCCGGATTCGATGTCAACGAGTACCTGGAGCAAGGCGATCGTCAATCCACCGGCGGCGGTCAGTTCGGATTTGAGGACAACGAGAAGTATACGCAGATATTCGCCCAAAGTGATGCCGGTACGACGTCAATAGAACAAGCTTCATTAGGCGACAGTGGGGAACTTTCGGAGTTACCGGTGGGCCATGACGCTTCGATCATGGCCGCACCGGACTCCGGCGCCGGCGGCTATCCGGTGGGTGCCGATGAGGATCAAACCTCATTCGATGCCGTCGAGGCGGCGCCCGGTACCGACGATGGCGCGGGGATACCCATCGAAGTAGCCCGCGCCCTCGGTCTGAGCGCACCGTCCGGCGATGCCCCGTCCCCGCCCACCTCGACCCTGCCCAACACGACCCTGCAAATGAACGATCGGTTCAGCATGTCCGAAGAAGAAGCCGGTATCGTTCAGGAGATGCTTATCGATGATGCCGACTTTGATCCGCATGAGTCGACTTTGGAACTGGCCAAAGAGGTGCTCTTTCTGGAACCGGATCTGCCCGGGTTCGATGAGACCGTCACGATTTGCGAGAAAATAATCAACGAATTCGTGGCCGCCGGAAAACTGATCAACGCCGGTAGTCTGTTGGCTCACCTGAAAACGCTTGAGGAAAAACTAAGGCAGAAGAAACCGGCCTGGTCGGTCCGACTGATTGAGGCCGGTGTCACAGCCGGTAGTCGCGAACGGCTGGCGGTACTGGCGGAATCGATGAACGCTCATCCGGAGGTGGGTGTGTCCGAGATCAAGAAGTATCTTGACAATTTGGGCTGGGAATCGCTTAGCGGTATCACCGATCTTATGGGAGAGTTTGAGCACCATCTGCATCGGGAAGCCCTCAAGGATTATCTTACCGCGCGGGGACAAGATAATATCGACATCGTAGCCAAGGGCGTGTTTGACAAACGCTGGCAGGTGGTCCGCAATTCGGTGACGATCCTGGCCCGAATCGGTGATGCCAGGGCGCTCAGGTATCTCGAGCGCGTAGTAGAGCATGAGGAGCCGCAAGTGCGCATGGAGTTGGTAACGGCGCTCAAGAGCAGCCCGACGTCAGAGTCGTTGGGCCTGCTCAAGACACTGGTAGCCGATTCCGATCGGGCCATCCGCGGTTTGGCCGTCGAAGCCATCGTTGCCCGTCGCGGTGAGGATGCTTTTGGAGTTATCGGCGAGGTGATCGATGACAACAGCTTTGCATCGTTGGATGGGACCGAGCAGCAGTCGTTGTTGAACGCCTACTCAAGACTCGGTGGTGAGCAGGCGGTCGGCTACTTATCGCAGTTGATACTGCGCTTCAACCTGTTCGGTGATACTCGCCAGTCGCTCTTTCGCACGGCTGCTTTCGAGGCGCTCTCCTACAATCATAGTGAACGGTCGGAACGTTTGCTGGTCAAGCTGACTTCAAGTTGGCGACCGTCGATTCGCAAGCAGGCCGTTTACACGCTGCAACGTCGCCGTGAGAACATATACGGGGAAGATCAATGA